A single Sphingopyxis chilensis DNA region contains:
- the nuoG gene encoding NADH-quinone oxidoreductase subunit NuoG: protein MPKVTVDGVELDVPQGATVLQACEMAGKEIPRFCYHERLSIAGNCRMCLVEVSPGPPKPQASCALPTAEGQVIKTDSPMVKKAREGVMEFLLINHPLDCPICDQGGECDLQDQSVAYGRGATRYDENKRAVTEKYMGPIVKTVMTRCIQCTRCVRFAEEVAGVEDVGAIYRGENMQITSYLEHAVASELSGNIVDLCPVGALTSKPYAFEARPWELTKTLGIDMMDAVGTNVRIDSRGRQVLRVLPRVNDDVNEEWASDKTRHHVDGLTRRRLDRPYVRKGGQMVEATWAEAFEAIRAVNAGSSVAAIAGDLADCETMFAAKALVNALGGTLLEGRQTGLDYDVTSLSAVNFNTGIAEAENADVILLVGTNLRWEAPLINTRVRKAVWKKGAKVFAIGPETDLTYKTEWLGDDASLVAKLPAHVIDALKGAERPMLIFGGGALSVPGVHGAGLALAKSVDAVKDGWNGFNVVHFSAARMGSLMLGYGLPGGIKDVIAAKPKLAFFLGADEVDFAALPDTFKVYVGHHGDKGAHAADVILPAAAWTEKDFTTVNTEGRVQRSEKAVFAPGDAREDWSIFRALADTLGVNVGFDSFDQCRAAMIAAVPALGVEGLADYGWTVPKLAPKPEARAIPSPIKDFYLTNAICRASPTMQRCSEELIHGVDFAEAAE from the coding sequence ATGCCTAAAGTTACCGTAGATGGCGTAGAACTCGACGTGCCGCAGGGCGCGACCGTTCTGCAGGCGTGCGAGATGGCGGGGAAGGAAATTCCGCGCTTCTGCTACCATGAGCGTCTGAGCATCGCCGGCAATTGCCGCATGTGCCTTGTCGAAGTGTCGCCGGGCCCGCCGAAGCCGCAGGCGTCGTGCGCGCTGCCGACCGCCGAGGGGCAGGTCATCAAGACCGACAGCCCGATGGTGAAGAAGGCGCGCGAAGGGGTGATGGAGTTCCTGCTCATCAACCACCCGCTCGACTGCCCGATCTGTGACCAGGGCGGCGAATGCGACCTGCAGGACCAGTCGGTCGCCTATGGCCGCGGCGCGACGCGCTATGACGAGAATAAGCGCGCGGTTACCGAGAAATATATGGGTCCGATCGTCAAGACGGTGATGACCCGCTGCATCCAGTGCACGCGCTGCGTCCGCTTTGCGGAGGAAGTCGCGGGCGTCGAGGATGTCGGCGCGATCTATCGCGGCGAAAATATGCAGATCACGTCGTATCTGGAACATGCGGTCGCGAGCGAGCTTTCGGGCAATATCGTCGACCTGTGCCCGGTCGGTGCGCTGACCAGCAAACCCTATGCGTTCGAAGCGCGGCCGTGGGAACTGACCAAGACGCTCGGCATCGACATGATGGACGCGGTCGGCACCAATGTGCGTATCGACAGCCGCGGGCGGCAGGTCCTGCGCGTGCTGCCGCGCGTCAACGACGATGTGAACGAGGAATGGGCGAGCGACAAGACGCGCCACCATGTCGACGGCCTGACCCGTCGCCGTCTCGACCGGCCTTATGTCCGCAAGGGCGGCCAGATGGTCGAAGCGACGTGGGCCGAGGCCTTTGAGGCGATCAGGGCGGTGAACGCCGGATCGTCGGTCGCCGCAATCGCGGGCGACCTTGCCGATTGCGAGACGATGTTCGCGGCGAAGGCGCTGGTCAATGCGCTCGGCGGCACCCTGCTCGAAGGGCGTCAGACCGGGCTCGACTATGACGTCACCAGCCTGTCGGCGGTCAATTTCAACACGGGTATCGCCGAGGCTGAGAATGCCGACGTGATCCTGCTCGTCGGCACCAACCTGCGCTGGGAAGCGCCGCTGATCAACACGCGCGTCCGCAAGGCGGTGTGGAAGAAGGGCGCGAAGGTCTTTGCTATCGGTCCCGAAACCGACCTGACGTACAAGACCGAGTGGCTCGGCGACGATGCGTCGCTCGTTGCGAAGCTGCCCGCGCATGTGATCGACGCGCTGAAGGGTGCCGAACGGCCGATGCTGATCTTCGGCGGTGGCGCTTTGTCGGTGCCCGGCGTCCACGGTGCGGGCCTTGCGCTCGCCAAGTCGGTGGACGCGGTCAAGGATGGCTGGAACGGCTTCAACGTCGTGCATTTCTCCGCCGCGCGCATGGGCTCGCTGATGCTCGGTTACGGGCTGCCCGGCGGGATCAAGGACGTCATCGCGGCCAAACCGAAGCTCGCTTTCTTCCTTGGCGCCGACGAGGTCGATTTCGCGGCGCTGCCCGATACGTTCAAAGTCTATGTCGGCCATCATGGCGACAAGGGCGCGCATGCCGCCGATGTCATCCTGCCCGCCGCAGCCTGGACCGAAAAGGACTTCACCACGGTCAACACCGAGGGCCGCGTCCAGCGTAGCGAGAAAGCCGTGTTCGCACCCGGCGACGCGCGCGAGGACTGGAGCATTTTCCGCGCTTTGGCCGATACGCTCGGCGTGAATGTCGGCTTTGACAGCTTCGACCAGTGCCGCGCCGCGATGATCGCCGCAGTGCCCGCGCTCGGCGTCGAGGGTCTTGCCGATTATGGCTGGACGGTGCCGAAGCTCGCCCCCAAGCCAGAGGCGCGCGCGATCCCGTCGCCGATCAAGGATTTCTACCTCACCAACGCCATCTGCCGCGCGTCGCCGACGATGCAGCGCTGCTCGGAAGAGCTGATCCATGGCGTCGACTTTGCGGAGGCCGCGGAATGA
- a CDS encoding NADH-quinone oxidoreductase subunit D: protein MFEGYPVDTANTAGDQAVTNYTINFGPQHPAAHGVLRMVMELDGEIIERVDPHVGLLHRGTEKLIEYKTYLQALPYFDRLDYCSPLGMEHSYVLAIEKLLDLEVPARAQYLRVLFAELTRICNHMLNIGSHVMDVGAMTPNLWVFELREDCLNFFERASGARMHSAYFRPGGVHQDVPEKLLVDIGEWVETRLPKLFGDAMSLVIDNRIFKQRNVDIATVSKEDALAWGFSGPMIRGSGIAWDLRKSQPYDAYAQMEFDIPVGTRGDCYDRFMVRVEEVYQSAKIIKQCLRDMPNGPIASLDRKVVPPKRGEMKQSMESLIHHFKLYTEGFHVPAGEVYVATESPKGEFGVYLVSDGSNKPYRCKIRPTAFSHLQAMDMMSKGHMLADTTAIIGAIDVVFGECDR, encoded by the coding sequence ATGTTCGAAGGCTATCCGGTCGACACCGCGAACACCGCGGGCGATCAGGCGGTCACCAATTACACCATCAACTTCGGCCCGCAGCACCCCGCGGCGCACGGCGTTTTGCGCATGGTGATGGAGCTCGACGGCGAGATCATCGAGCGCGTCGATCCGCACGTCGGCCTGCTCCATCGCGGCACTGAAAAGCTGATCGAATATAAGACCTATCTTCAGGCTTTGCCCTATTTCGACCGGCTGGATTATTGCTCGCCGCTCGGCATGGAGCACAGCTATGTGCTGGCCATCGAAAAGCTGCTCGATCTCGAGGTGCCGGCGCGCGCGCAATATCTGCGCGTGCTGTTCGCGGAGCTGACGCGCATCTGCAACCATATGCTCAATATCGGGTCGCACGTCATGGACGTCGGCGCGATGACGCCGAACCTGTGGGTGTTCGAGCTGCGCGAGGATTGCCTGAACTTCTTTGAGCGCGCTTCGGGTGCGCGGATGCACAGCGCCTATTTCCGCCCCGGCGGCGTCCATCAGGACGTCCCCGAAAAGCTGCTCGTCGACATCGGCGAATGGGTCGAGACGCGTCTGCCGAAGCTGTTCGGCGACGCGATGAGCCTCGTCATCGACAACCGCATCTTTAAACAGCGCAACGTCGACATCGCGACGGTGTCGAAGGAAGACGCGCTGGCGTGGGGCTTCAGCGGCCCGATGATCCGCGGCAGCGGCATTGCATGGGATCTGCGCAAGTCGCAGCCCTATGACGCTTATGCGCAGATGGAATTCGACATTCCCGTCGGCACGCGCGGCGACTGCTATGACCGCTTCATGGTGCGCGTCGAGGAAGTCTATCAATCGGCGAAGATCATCAAACAGTGCCTGCGCGACATGCCCAACGGCCCGATCGCCAGCCTCGACCGCAAGGTCGTCCCGCCGAAGCGCGGCGAGATGAAGCAGTCGATGGAATCGCTGATCCATCACTTCAAGCTCTATACCGAAGGCTTCCACGTCCCCGCGGGCGAAGTCTATGTGGCGACCGAAAGCCCCAAGGGCGAATTCGGCGTCTATCTGGTCAGCGACGGCAGTAACAAGCCGTACCGCTGCAAGATCCGCCCGACGGCGTTTTCGCACCTGCAGGCGATGGACATGATGTCGAAGGGGCATATGCTCGCGGATACGACTGCGATCATCGGGGCGATCGACGTTGTGTTCGGGGAGTGCGACCGGTGA
- a CDS encoding YbjN domain-containing protein, producing MNKGEFVKTILVAAMLAVSPAAPAQGAIENTTALQEATTADIPIKADAGQIAKLLSDEGYRAKVEADKDGTTYIKSASGGRNFTIYFLGCDGGVKLGPCSSIEFYTGFTIGKPFPVERTNEWNAKNRYGRTYVDKENDPVIEMDIYLDAGGMPRAQFIENLQIWTDVMANFDTFVFNDGNDVKKK from the coding sequence GTGAACAAGGGGGAATTCGTGAAGACAATTTTAGTCGCGGCGATGCTTGCAGTATCGCCTGCCGCACCAGCGCAGGGTGCCATAGAAAATACGACGGCGCTTCAGGAGGCGACAACCGCGGATATTCCGATCAAGGCAGACGCCGGGCAAATCGCCAAGCTGCTGTCCGACGAGGGCTATCGCGCCAAGGTTGAGGCCGACAAGGACGGCACCACCTATATCAAATCCGCCAGTGGCGGGCGCAATTTCACCATCTATTTTCTCGGCTGCGACGGCGGGGTAAAGCTGGGGCCCTGCAGTTCCATCGAATTCTATACGGGCTTCACGATCGGCAAGCCCTTCCCCGTCGAACGGACGAACGAGTGGAACGCCAAGAACCGCTACGGCCGCACCTATGTCGATAAAGAGAATGACCCGGTCATCGAGATGGATATCTATCTCGATGCCGGAGGCATGCCGCGCGCGCAGTTCATCGAAAACCTACAAATTTGGACCGACGTTATGGCCAATTTCGATACCTTCGTCTTTAACGACGGGAACGACGTCAAAAAGAAATAA
- a CDS encoding NuoB/complex I 20 kDa subunit family protein has protein sequence MPVAPGTNPELFPVAPGTSPDAGFFDDLNSEVGDKGFLVTSTEDLFNWARTGSLWWMTFGLACCAVEMIHVNMPRYDMERFGAAPRASPRQSDVMIVAGTLCNKMAPALRRVYDQMSNPKYVISMGSCANGGGYYHYSYSVVRGCDRIVPVDIYVPGCPPTAEALLYGVMQLQRKIRRIGTIER, from the coding sequence ATGCCGGTCGCGCCGGGGACCAACCCCGAGCTGTTTCCGGTGGCGCCGGGGACAAGCCCCGACGCGGGCTTTTTCGACGACCTCAACAGCGAGGTCGGCGACAAGGGCTTTCTCGTCACCTCGACCGAGGATCTGTTCAACTGGGCACGCACCGGCTCGCTCTGGTGGATGACTTTTGGCCTCGCGTGCTGTGCAGTCGAGATGATCCACGTCAACATGCCGCGTTACGACATGGAACGCTTCGGCGCCGCGCCGCGCGCGAGCCCGCGCCAGTCGGACGTGATGATCGTCGCGGGGACGTTGTGCAACAAGATGGCGCCCGCGCTGCGCCGGGTATACGACCAGATGTCGAACCCGAAATATGTCATCTCGATGGGCAGCTGTGCCAATGGTGGCGGCTATTATCACTATAGCTATTCGGTGGTGCGCGGCTGCGATCGCATCGTGCCGGTCGATATCTATGTCCCCGGTTGCCCGCCGACCGCCGAGGCTCTGCTTTATGGCGTGATGCAGTTGCAGCGGAAGATCCGCCGCATCGGGACGATCGAACGCTGA
- the nuoH gene encoding NADH-quinone oxidoreductase subunit NuoH, which yields MTETFISWGMDPNWAWGVATIAGILLIALPLMLAVAMIIYADRKIWAAIALRRGPNVVGPFGLLQSFADGLKVFLQETIIPSGANRGLFLIAPIITFTVALLAWAVIPFNSGAVLADINVGLLYILAISSLGVYGVILSGWASNSKYPFFSAMRASAQMISYEVSIGFILIGVVLFADSFNMNEIVKAQQGHGLGIVNAFGFNLLLFPLAVMFLISSLAETARAPFDLTEAESELVAGYQTEYSSMSFALFWLGEYANVLLMCTLNAVLFWGGWLPPIDWAPLYAVPGIIWLFAKILFFFFVFSWVKATVPRYRYDQLMRLGWKIFLPISLLWIFLISGYLMLTRYS from the coding sequence ATGACCGAGACCTTCATCTCCTGGGGCATGGACCCGAACTGGGCGTGGGGCGTCGCGACGATCGCCGGTATCCTGCTCATCGCGCTGCCGCTGATGCTCGCGGTCGCGATGATCATCTATGCCGACCGCAAGATCTGGGCGGCCATCGCGCTGCGCCGCGGGCCGAACGTCGTCGGCCCCTTTGGCCTGTTGCAGTCGTTCGCCGACGGGTTGAAAGTGTTCCTGCAGGAAACGATCATCCCCAGCGGGGCGAACCGCGGGCTGTTCCTGATCGCGCCGATCATCACCTTCACCGTCGCGCTGCTCGCCTGGGCGGTGATTCCGTTCAATTCGGGCGCTGTGCTCGCCGACATCAACGTCGGGCTGCTCTACATCCTCGCGATCTCGTCGCTCGGCGTCTATGGCGTGATCCTGTCGGGCTGGGCGTCGAACTCGAAATATCCCTTCTTCTCGGCGATGCGCGCGTCGGCGCAGATGATCAGCTATGAAGTCTCGATCGGCTTCATCCTGATCGGCGTCGTGCTCTTCGCCGACAGCTTCAACATGAACGAGATCGTCAAGGCGCAGCAGGGCCACGGGCTCGGCATCGTCAACGCCTTCGGCTTCAACCTGCTGCTCTTCCCGCTCGCGGTGATGTTCCTGATCTCGTCGCTCGCCGAAACCGCGCGTGCGCCGTTCGACCTGACCGAGGCGGAATCGGAACTCGTCGCGGGGTACCAGACCGAATATTCGTCGATGAGCTTCGCGCTCTTCTGGCTCGGCGAATATGCCAACGTCCTGCTGATGTGCACGCTCAACGCGGTGCTCTTCTGGGGCGGCTGGCTGCCCCCGATCGACTGGGCGCCGCTCTATGCCGTTCCCGGAATCATCTGGCTGTTCGCGAAGATCCTGTTCTTCTTCTTCGTCTTCAGCTGGGTCAAGGCGACCGTCCCGCGCTACCGCTATGACCAGCTGATGCGGCTAGGCTGGAAAATCTTCCTGCCGATTTCGCTTCTCTGGATCTTCCTGATCTCCGGCTATCTGATGCTGACGAGGTATTCATGA
- the nuoF gene encoding NADH-quinone oxidoreductase subunit NuoF has protein sequence MLADKDRIFTNLYGFQPWNLKSAQARGDWDNTRDLMKRGQDAIIEEIKASGLRGRGGAGFPTGLKWSFMPKEPRADRPSFLVINADESEPGSCKDREIIRHDPHKLIEGALIAGFAMRARAAYIYIRGEFIREAETLFAAVQEAYDAGLLGKNAAKSGYDFDVFVHRGAGAYICGEETAMIESLEGKKGQPRLKPPFPAGAGLYGCPTTVNNVESIAVVPTILRRGAPWFASFGRENNKGTKLFQISGHVERPCVVEEEMGITFRELIDKHCGGIRGGWDNLLAVIPGGSSVPLVPAAEIMDAPMDFDGLKAVGSGLGTAAAIVMDKSTDVVQAISRISYFYKHESCGQCTPCREGTGWMWRVMERLRTGDADISEIDTLFDVTKQVEGHTICALGDAAAWPIQGLIKHFRPEIERRIRENGGALEAAE, from the coding sequence ATGCTGGCCGATAAGGATCGCATTTTCACCAATCTCTACGGCTTCCAGCCGTGGAACCTCAAATCCGCGCAGGCGCGTGGCGATTGGGACAATACCAGGGATCTGATGAAGCGCGGCCAGGACGCGATCATTGAGGAAATCAAGGCGTCGGGTCTGCGCGGCCGCGGCGGTGCGGGCTTCCCGACGGGGCTCAAGTGGAGCTTCATGCCGAAGGAGCCGCGCGCCGACCGCCCGAGCTTCCTCGTCATCAACGCCGACGAATCCGAGCCGGGGTCATGCAAGGACCGCGAGATCATCCGCCACGATCCGCACAAGCTGATCGAAGGCGCGCTGATCGCGGGCTTCGCGATGCGCGCGCGCGCCGCTTACATCTATATCCGCGGCGAGTTCATCCGCGAGGCCGAGACGCTGTTTGCCGCGGTGCAGGAGGCCTATGACGCCGGCCTGCTAGGGAAAAACGCGGCCAAGTCGGGCTATGATTTCGACGTCTTCGTCCACCGCGGCGCCGGCGCCTATATCTGCGGCGAAGAAACCGCGATGATCGAAAGCCTCGAGGGCAAGAAGGGCCAGCCGCGCCTGAAACCGCCGTTCCCGGCGGGTGCGGGGCTTTATGGCTGCCCGACGACGGTGAACAATGTCGAGAGCATCGCGGTCGTCCCGACGATCCTGCGCCGCGGCGCGCCGTGGTTCGCGAGCTTCGGGCGCGAAAATAACAAGGGCACCAAACTCTTCCAGATCAGCGGCCATGTCGAGCGCCCGTGCGTCGTCGAGGAAGAGATGGGCATCACCTTCCGCGAACTGATCGACAAGCATTGCGGCGGCATTCGCGGCGGCTGGGACAATCTGCTCGCGGTGATCCCCGGTGGTTCGTCGGTGCCGCTGGTGCCCGCGGCCGAGATCATGGACGCGCCGATGGACTTCGACGGGCTGAAGGCCGTCGGTTCGGGCCTCGGCACCGCCGCCGCGATCGTGATGGACAAGTCGACCGACGTCGTTCAGGCGATCAGCCGGATCAGCTATTTCTACAAGCATGAAAGCTGCGGCCAGTGCACGCCTTGCCGCGAAGGCACCGGCTGGATGTGGCGCGTGATGGAACGGCTGCGCACCGGCGACGCCGACATCAGCGAAATCGATACGCTGTTCGACGTGACCAAGCAGGTCGAAGGCCACACCATCTGCGCGCTCGGCGACGCCGCCGCGTGGCCGATCCAGGGCCTGATCAAGCATTTCCGCCCCGAAATCGAACGCCGCATCCGCGAGAATGGCGGCGCGCTGGAGGCAGCCGAATAA
- a CDS encoding complex I 24 kDa subunit family protein: protein MADAPQIPDEAETRARWGTFAWTAENAEKAKAVIARYPAGRQRSAVMPLLDLAQRQVGAETQTQGWLPVPVIEYVAAQLDMPFMRAYEVATFYTMYNLVPVGRYHVQVCGTTPCLLRGSDDVMAACKNRGMVKGKTTPDGLFTLTEVECMGTCTNAPMVQINDDNYEDLDYDSTVRILDALAAGEQPKAGTQLANRHTSEPDGGPTTLKEMVSSNHDYRKEW from the coding sequence ATGGCTGACGCACCCCAAATTCCCGACGAAGCCGAAACCCGTGCGCGCTGGGGCACGTTTGCGTGGACGGCGGAAAATGCCGAGAAGGCGAAGGCGGTCATCGCGCGCTATCCCGCAGGGCGCCAGCGTTCGGCGGTGATGCCGCTGCTCGACCTCGCACAGCGGCAGGTCGGTGCCGAGACGCAGACGCAGGGCTGGCTGCCCGTGCCGGTGATCGAATATGTCGCGGCCCAGCTCGATATGCCGTTCATGCGCGCCTATGAGGTCGCGACCTTCTACACCATGTATAATCTCGTGCCCGTCGGCCGCTATCATGTGCAGGTGTGCGGCACGACGCCGTGCCTGCTGCGCGGGTCGGACGATGTGATGGCGGCGTGCAAGAACCGCGGCATGGTGAAGGGCAAGACGACGCCCGACGGCCTGTTCACCTTGACCGAGGTCGAGTGCATGGGCACCTGCACCAACGCGCCGATGGTCCAGATCAACGACGATAATTACGAAGACCTCGATTACGACAGCACCGTCCGCATCCTCGATGCGCTCGCTGCCGGCGAGCAGCCGAAGGCGGGGACGCAGCTTGCGAACCGCCACACGAGCGAACCCGACGGCGGACCGACGACGCTGAAGGAAATGGTGTCTTCGAACCACGACTATCGGAAGGAGTGGTGA
- a CDS encoding NADH-quinone oxidoreductase subunit C, translated as MAHPAPLVAPQPSLAAALKTLLGTDLLAHVFTVDEDSITVDRSAVAGVMVALRDNLEYQQLMEIAGVDYPERPERFEVVYHLLSVTKNHRLRVRVSTDEATPVPTVVPVWPNAGWLEREVFDMYGVLFAGNPDLRRILTDYGFQGHPQRKDFPLTGYTELRYSEEDKRVVYEPVKLAQDFRNFDFLSPWEGADYVLPGDEKAGGTGEAPGKGAPTPMTAKEVKASDDKAKAAPPPTPKTTEKPAQTGAGNKANKEAAKPSKDGAKAKADGESKTPATAKAEKAPAKAKAPAKPRTPRKPKTGGDA; from the coding sequence ATGGCCCATCCCGCTCCCCTCGTTGCGCCGCAGCCCTCGCTCGCGGCCGCGCTGAAGACGCTGCTCGGCACCGATCTGCTCGCGCATGTGTTCACCGTCGATGAAGACAGCATCACCGTCGATCGGAGCGCCGTCGCCGGCGTAATGGTCGCGCTGCGCGACAATCTCGAATATCAGCAGCTGATGGAAATCGCCGGGGTCGACTATCCCGAGCGACCCGAGCGGTTCGAGGTCGTCTATCACCTGCTCAGCGTGACGAAGAACCATCGCCTGCGCGTGCGCGTGTCGACCGACGAGGCGACGCCGGTGCCGACGGTCGTGCCCGTGTGGCCGAACGCCGGCTGGCTCGAGCGCGAAGTGTTCGACATGTATGGCGTGCTGTTCGCGGGCAATCCCGACCTTCGCCGCATCCTGACCGACTATGGTTTTCAGGGGCACCCGCAGCGCAAGGACTTCCCGCTGACCGGCTATACCGAACTGCGCTATTCGGAAGAAGACAAGCGTGTCGTGTACGAGCCGGTGAAACTGGCGCAGGATTTCCGCAACTTCGACTTCCTTTCGCCGTGGGAAGGCGCCGATTATGTGTTGCCGGGCGATGAAAAGGCCGGCGGGACGGGCGAAGCGCCGGGCAAGGGCGCGCCGACGCCGATGACCGCCAAGGAAGTAAAGGCATCCGACGACAAAGCGAAAGCCGCGCCGCCGCCGACCCCGAAGACGACCGAAAAGCCGGCGCAGACGGGGGCGGGCAACAAGGCGAACAAGGAAGCCGCGAAGCCGAGCAAGGACGGCGCGAAGGCCAAGGCGGACGGCGAGTCCAAGACGCCCGCCACCGCCAAGGCCGAGAAGGCGCCCGCCAAGGCGAAGGCCCCGGCCAAGCCGCGCACGCCGCGCAAGCCGAAAACAGGAGGTGACGCATGA
- a CDS encoding NADH-quinone oxidoreductase subunit A, protein MVDLTQYLPILIFLVVAVGLSSAFVFLPMGVARLTGAHKPDPAKLTEYECGFPAFEDARSQFDVRFYLVAILFIIFDLEAAFLFPWAVSLEEIGWAGWATMMVFLAELTLGLVYAWKKGALDWE, encoded by the coding sequence ATGGTCGATCTGACGCAATATTTGCCGATTCTGATCTTTCTTGTCGTCGCCGTCGGCCTGTCCTCCGCCTTCGTGTTCCTTCCGATGGGCGTCGCGCGGTTGACCGGGGCGCACAAGCCCGATCCGGCGAAGCTGACCGAATATGAATGCGGTTTTCCCGCTTTTGAAGATGCGCGCAGCCAGTTCGACGTGCGTTTCTACCTCGTCGCCATCCTTTTCATCATCTTCGACCTCGAAGCGGCCTTTCTCTTTCCCTGGGCGGTCAGCCTCGAGGAAATCGGCTGGGCCGGCTGGGCGACGATGATGGTTTTCCTCGCCGAACTGACCCTCGGCCTTGTTTATGCCTGGAAGAAAGGGGCGCTGGATTGGGAATGA
- a CDS encoding YbjN domain-containing protein — MGPITARAAAAFAPLALLLATPAHAELVNAANPETIKAIVESQGWPATIVVKEGDDPYIESNRAGLKFLVLFMNCDAGQRCKTLQYYMGFSDAKDVTLERLNQWNKEKRFARAYKDDAGDPVLEMDVDLDFAGIPRENVGETFNTWASLMDSFRAYVFEK; from the coding sequence ATGGGACCAATCACCGCTCGCGCCGCCGCCGCCTTTGCCCCGCTGGCGCTTTTGCTGGCGACTCCGGCGCATGCCGAACTGGTCAACGCGGCGAATCCGGAGACGATCAAGGCGATCGTCGAGTCGCAGGGCTGGCCCGCGACGATCGTCGTCAAGGAGGGCGACGATCCCTATATCGAAAGCAACCGGGCCGGCCTGAAATTCCTCGTCCTCTTCATGAATTGCGATGCGGGCCAGCGGTGCAAGACGCTGCAATATTATATGGGATTCAGCGACGCCAAGGACGTCACGCTCGAACGGCTCAACCAGTGGAACAAGGAAAAGCGTTTCGCGCGCGCCTATAAGGACGACGCCGGCGACCCGGTGCTGGAAATGGACGTCGACCTCGATTTCGCGGGCATCCCGCGCGAAAATGTCGGCGAGACCTTCAACACCTGGGCCTCGCTGATGGACAGCTTCCGGGCTTATGTTTTCGAGAAATAG